The proteins below come from a single Gordonia pseudamarae genomic window:
- a CDS encoding GuaB3 family IMP dehydrogenase-related protein — protein sequence MRDLVDIGMGRTARRTYELDDISVVPSRRTRSSKDVSTAWQIDAYRFDAPILSHPTDALVSPESAIELGRLGALGVINGEGLWARHRDVESKIGELIDVAATDPDPRAAVRRLQELHRAPLDPELLGQAVARIREAGVTTSVRVSPQHAPELTPALLAAGVELLVVHGTIISAEHVTRTDRATGESGPPLNLKTFIADLDIPVIAGGVHDHRTALHLMRTGAAGVIVGYGSTAGSTTTGEVLGIGVPMATAIADAAAARRDYLDETGGRYVHVIADGDIHTSGDLIKAIACGADAAVLGTPLATAAQAPGRGWYWPSAAAHPDTPRGSLLQVATDDERPDLAQVLSGPSDDPYGELNFVGALRRAMAKAGYCDLKEFQKVGLSARA from the coding sequence GTGCGTGACCTTGTCGATATCGGAATGGGCCGCACGGCCCGGCGGACCTACGAACTCGACGACATCAGTGTCGTCCCGTCCCGCCGCACCCGGTCGTCCAAAGATGTGTCCACCGCCTGGCAGATCGACGCCTACCGGTTCGACGCCCCGATCCTGAGCCATCCCACCGATGCGCTCGTCTCGCCGGAGTCGGCGATCGAACTCGGCCGTCTGGGCGCGCTCGGCGTCATCAACGGCGAGGGACTGTGGGCGCGGCACCGCGACGTCGAGAGCAAGATCGGCGAGCTGATCGACGTGGCCGCCACTGACCCCGATCCGCGGGCAGCGGTGCGCCGCCTGCAGGAACTGCACCGTGCGCCGCTCGACCCCGAACTGCTCGGGCAGGCTGTGGCACGGATCCGCGAGGCCGGGGTGACCACCTCGGTGCGGGTCAGTCCGCAACACGCTCCCGAACTGACCCCGGCTCTGCTGGCCGCCGGAGTCGAACTGCTGGTGGTGCACGGCACCATCATCTCCGCCGAGCACGTCACCCGGACCGACCGCGCAACCGGCGAGAGCGGACCCCCGCTCAACCTCAAGACGTTCATCGCCGACCTCGACATCCCGGTCATCGCCGGCGGTGTGCACGACCACCGCACCGCACTGCACCTGATGCGCACCGGTGCTGCCGGTGTCATCGTCGGTTACGGTTCGACCGCCGGATCCACCACCACCGGTGAGGTTCTCGGCATCGGCGTGCCGATGGCCACCGCCATCGCCGATGCCGCCGCGGCCCGCCGCGACTATCTCGACGAAACCGGCGGACGGTACGTACACGTCATCGCCGACGGCGACATCCACACTTCCGGCGACCTCATCAAGGCCATCGCCTGCGGTGCCGACGCCGCTGTGCTCGGCACCCCGCTGGCCACCGCCGCGCAGGCTCCGGGCCGGGGCTGGTACTGGCCGTCGGCGGCCGCGCACCCCGACACCCCGCGCGGTTCGCTGTTGCAGGTTGCCACCGACGACGAGCGCCCCGACCTGGCGCAGGTCCTCAGTGGTCCGTCCGACGATCCGTACGGCGAGCTGAACTTCGTCGGCGCGCTCCGGCGCGCGATGGCCAAGGCCGGCTACTGCGACCTCAAGGAGTTCCAGAAGGTGGGTCTGTCCGCCCGTGCCTGA
- the guaA gene encoding glutamine-hydrolyzing GMP synthase — protein sequence MTGSSDTTDTRPVLVVDFGAQYAQLIARRVREARIYSEVIAHDASPAEFEAKNPAAIVLSGGPASVYADDAPGLDPAVLDLGVPVFGICYGFQSMATALGGTVANTGGREFGRTPFAPAGGVLHAGLDGEQPVWMSHNDAVQEAPEGFTVTGSTPGAPVASFENIERRMAGVQYHPEVLHTPHGQQVLTRFLYEIAGLQPTWTAANIAESLIEDVRAQVGDGLAICGLSGGVDSAVAAALVQRAIGDKLTCVFVDHGLLREGEREQVQQDFVAATGARLVTVDAEATFLGELAGVSDPEAKRKIIGREFIRSFEGAVTEVLGDRAAQGEKVDFLVQGTLYPDVVESGGGSGTANIKSHHNVGGLPDDLEFSLVEPLRLLFKDEVRAVGRELGLPEEIVARQPFPGPGLAIRIVGEVTAERLAILRRADAIAREELTRAGLDGQIWQCPVVLLADVRSVGVQGDGRTYGHPIVLRPVSSEDAMTADWTRVPYDVLETISTRITNEVPDVNRVVLDVTSKPPGTIEWE from the coding sequence GTGACCGGCTCATCCGATACCACCGATACCCGTCCCGTCCTGGTCGTCGACTTCGGTGCCCAGTACGCGCAGCTCATCGCCCGGCGGGTGCGTGAGGCGCGTATCTACTCCGAGGTCATCGCCCACGATGCGTCACCGGCCGAGTTCGAGGCCAAGAACCCGGCGGCCATCGTGCTCTCGGGCGGGCCCGCGTCGGTGTACGCCGATGACGCCCCCGGCCTCGACCCGGCGGTCCTGGACCTGGGTGTACCGGTGTTCGGCATCTGCTACGGCTTTCAATCGATGGCCACAGCACTCGGCGGTACCGTCGCCAACACCGGCGGCCGCGAGTTCGGGCGCACGCCGTTCGCCCCGGCCGGCGGCGTACTGCACGCGGGCCTCGACGGTGAGCAGCCGGTGTGGATGAGCCACAACGATGCCGTGCAGGAGGCGCCCGAGGGCTTCACGGTCACCGGCTCGACTCCCGGCGCACCGGTCGCATCGTTCGAGAACATCGAGCGCCGGATGGCCGGGGTGCAGTACCACCCCGAGGTGTTGCACACGCCGCACGGCCAGCAGGTGCTGACCCGATTCCTGTACGAGATCGCGGGTCTGCAACCCACCTGGACCGCCGCGAACATCGCCGAGAGTCTCATCGAGGACGTACGTGCGCAGGTGGGCGATGGGCTGGCGATCTGCGGCCTGTCCGGTGGGGTCGACTCGGCGGTGGCGGCCGCGCTCGTGCAGCGGGCCATCGGCGACAAGCTGACCTGTGTGTTCGTCGACCACGGGCTGTTGCGTGAAGGTGAGCGCGAGCAGGTGCAGCAGGACTTCGTCGCCGCCACCGGCGCGCGTCTGGTGACCGTTGACGCCGAGGCAACCTTTCTCGGTGAACTGGCCGGGGTCAGCGACCCGGAGGCCAAACGCAAGATCATCGGCCGCGAGTTCATCCGCTCCTTCGAGGGTGCGGTCACCGAGGTGCTCGGTGACCGCGCCGCACAGGGCGAGAAGGTCGACTTCCTGGTGCAGGGCACCCTGTACCCGGATGTCGTCGAATCCGGCGGCGGCAGCGGCACCGCCAACATCAAGAGCCACCACAATGTGGGCGGCCTGCCCGACGATCTCGAATTCAGCCTTGTCGAGCCGCTGCGCCTACTGTTCAAGGACGAGGTGCGCGCGGTGGGACGCGAGCTCGGCCTGCCCGAGGAGATCGTTGCGCGCCAACCGTTCCCGGGTCCGGGCCTGGCGATCCGCATCGTCGGCGAGGTGACCGCCGAACGGCTCGCGATCCTGCGTCGCGCCGACGCCATCGCCCGCGAAGAACTCACCCGCGCCGGCCTCGACGGCCAGATCTGGCAGTGCCCGGTCGTGCTCCTGGCCGACGTGCGCAGCGTCGGTGTGCAGGGCGACGGCCGTACCTACGGCCACCCGATCGTGCTGCGGCCGGTCTCGAGCGAGGACGCCATGACCGCCGACTGGACGCGCGTGCCCTACGACGTCCTCGAAACCATCTCCACCCGCATCACCAATGAGGTCCCCGACGTCAACCGGGTCGTTCTCGACGTCACCAGCAAGCCGCCGGGCACCATCGAGTGGGAGTGA
- a CDS encoding energy-coupling factor ABC transporter ATP-binding protein, with translation MITFDHVSHGYDGRPVLRDVSLTLGERRIGIVGANGSGKSTLARMLNALVLPDTGTVTVNGLDVAKNKRQVRRDVGFIFSDPDRQIIMPTVREDIELSLRRTSLSKDERARKATDVLTRFGLGAHLDHPANRLSGGQKQLLALASILVTEPRVIVADEPTTLLDLRNAALLRRTFAGLDEQLIVVSHDLEFVGDFDRVIVIDDGRVAADDTPAAALAFYRARMTT, from the coding sequence GTGATCACGTTCGACCACGTTTCGCACGGCTACGACGGCCGCCCCGTTCTCCGGGATGTCAGTCTGACCCTGGGCGAGCGCCGGATCGGGATCGTCGGCGCCAACGGTAGTGGCAAGTCCACGCTCGCCCGGATGCTCAACGCCCTGGTGCTCCCGGATACCGGCACCGTCACCGTCAACGGGCTCGACGTGGCCAAGAACAAGCGGCAGGTGCGACGCGACGTCGGGTTCATCTTCTCCGACCCCGACCGGCAGATCATCATGCCGACGGTGCGCGAGGACATCGAGCTGTCATTGCGGCGCACATCCCTGAGCAAGGACGAGCGGGCGCGCAAGGCCACCGACGTGCTCACCCGGTTCGGGCTCGGCGCTCACCTGGACCACCCGGCCAACCGGTTGTCGGGCGGCCAGAAGCAACTCCTCGCACTCGCCTCGATCCTGGTGACCGAGCCACGGGTGATTGTCGCGGACGAGCCGACCACGCTGCTCGACCTGCGCAACGCCGCCCTGCTGCGGCGTACCTTCGCCGGGCTCGATGAGCAGCTGATCGTGGTCTCGCACGATCTGGAGTTCGTCGGCGACTTCGACCGCGTCATCGTCATCGACGACGGCCGCGTGGCCGCCGACGACACCCCGGCCGCGGCCCTGGCCTTTTACCGTGCCCGGATGACCACGTGA
- a CDS encoding energy-coupling factor transporter transmembrane component T family protein, with protein sequence MSVLGVYRPGSTVLHRLPPGIKLLTLAVAILAISLTVRSMTALAVAAGCVAAVYALARVGPLTAWRQLRPMLWMLLLIFVFQTIFTGWERAVIVCGVLVTSMALATVVTLTTRTTDTLDALTRAMNPLRRFGFPVDHLAMALALTIRAIPLMVEVVREVDEARKARGLRPGPRILVAPIVIAALRTAEGFADTLTARGLD encoded by the coding sequence GTGAGCGTGCTCGGCGTGTACCGCCCGGGCAGCACCGTTCTGCACCGGTTGCCACCAGGTATCAAGCTGCTCACGCTGGCGGTGGCGATTCTGGCGATCTCGCTGACGGTGCGGTCGATGACCGCGCTGGCGGTGGCCGCCGGATGTGTGGCCGCGGTATACGCGCTGGCCCGGGTCGGGCCACTCACCGCCTGGCGGCAGCTGCGCCCAATGCTGTGGATGTTGCTGCTGATCTTCGTGTTTCAGACCATTTTCACCGGCTGGGAGCGGGCCGTGATCGTCTGCGGGGTGCTGGTGACGTCGATGGCCCTGGCCACGGTGGTGACGCTGACAACGCGCACCACCGACACTCTCGACGCCCTGACCCGGGCGATGAATCCGCTGCGGCGCTTCGGTTTCCCGGTCGACCATCTGGCGATGGCACTGGCCCTGACCATCCGTGCGATCCCGCTGATGGTGGAGGTGGTACGTGAGGTGGACGAGGCCCGCAAGGCCCGTGGCCTGCGGCCGGGTCCACGGATTCTGGTGGCGCCCATTGTGATCGCCGCGCTGCGCACCGCCGAAGGATTCGCCGACACCCTCACCGCCCGCGGCCTCGACTGA
- the guaB gene encoding IMP dehydrogenase — translation MTHVHTGGDDPGKVAMLGLTFDDVLLLPSASDVIPSDVDTSSRVTRNITLRVPLVSSAMDTVTESRMAIAMARAGGMGVLHRNLSIEAQASQVETVKRSEAGMVTDPVTCSPTNTLAEVDAMCARYRISGLPVVDAVGELVGIITNRDMRFEVDQDRPVSEVMTKAPLITAQEGVSAEAALGLLRRNKVEKLPIVDGNGKLTGLITVKDFVKTEQHPLATKDSDGRLLVGAAVGTGGPQWERAMALADAGADVIIVDTAHAHNRLVLDMVAKLKAEVGDRVDVVGGNVATREAAQALIEAGADAVKVGIGPGSICTTRVVAGVGAPQITAILEAVTVCHKAGVPVIADGGLQYSGDIAKALAAGASTAMVGSLLAGTAESPGELILVNGKQFKSYRGMGSLGAMQGRGQGKSYSKDRYFQDDVLKEEKLVPEGIEGRVPFRGPLSQVVHQLVGGLRAAMGYTGSATITDLQQARFVQITAAGLKESHPHDITLTTEAPNYYSR, via the coding sequence ATGACGCACGTTCACACCGGTGGAGACGACCCCGGCAAGGTCGCGATGCTCGGTCTCACCTTCGACGACGTCCTGCTGTTGCCCTCGGCGTCGGATGTGATTCCCAGTGACGTCGACACGTCCTCGAGGGTCACCCGCAACATCACCCTCCGGGTACCGCTCGTCAGTTCGGCGATGGACACCGTCACCGAATCGCGCATGGCGATCGCCATGGCCCGGGCCGGCGGCATGGGTGTGCTGCACCGCAATCTGTCGATCGAGGCGCAGGCCTCACAGGTGGAGACCGTCAAACGGTCCGAGGCCGGGATGGTCACCGATCCGGTGACGTGCTCGCCCACCAACACCCTCGCCGAGGTCGACGCGATGTGCGCGCGTTACCGCATCTCCGGTCTGCCCGTGGTCGATGCCGTCGGCGAGCTCGTGGGCATCATCACCAACCGCGATATGCGCTTCGAGGTCGACCAGGACCGTCCGGTCTCCGAGGTGATGACCAAGGCCCCGCTGATCACCGCTCAGGAGGGTGTGTCCGCAGAGGCCGCACTCGGCCTGCTGCGCCGCAACAAGGTGGAGAAGCTGCCGATCGTCGACGGCAACGGCAAACTCACCGGTCTGATCACCGTCAAGGACTTCGTCAAGACCGAACAGCACCCGCTGGCCACCAAGGATTCCGACGGCAGGCTCCTCGTGGGTGCGGCCGTGGGCACCGGCGGTCCGCAATGGGAACGGGCGATGGCGCTCGCCGACGCCGGTGCCGACGTGATCATCGTCGATACCGCACATGCCCACAACAGGCTCGTCCTGGACATGGTGGCCAAATTGAAGGCCGAGGTGGGCGACCGCGTCGACGTCGTCGGCGGCAACGTCGCCACCCGCGAGGCCGCCCAGGCGCTCATCGAGGCCGGTGCCGACGCGGTCAAGGTCGGTATCGGACCGGGCTCCATCTGCACCACCCGGGTGGTCGCCGGTGTCGGCGCCCCGCAGATCACCGCGATCCTCGAAGCGGTCACCGTCTGCCACAAGGCCGGCGTACCGGTGATCGCCGACGGCGGTTTGCAGTACTCGGGCGACATCGCCAAGGCACTCGCCGCCGGAGCCTCGACCGCGATGGTCGGGTCGCTGCTCGCGGGCACCGCCGAGTCGCCCGGAGAGCTGATCCTGGTCAACGGAAAGCAGTTCAAGAGCTATCGCGGCATGGGCTCGCTCGGCGCCATGCAGGGCCGCGGCCAGGGCAAGTCGTACTCCAAGGACCGCTACTTCCAGGACGATGTCCTCAAGGAGGAGAAGCTCGTCCCCGAGGGCATCGAGGGCCGCGTCCCGTTCCGCGGGCCGCTCAGCCAGGTCGTGCACCAGCTGGTCGGCGGTCTGCGTGCGGCGATGGGCTACACCGGCTCGGCCACCATCACCGACCTGCAGCAGGCGCGGTTCGTGCAGATCACCGCGGCCGGGCTCAAAGAGTCCCATCCGCACGACATCACCCTCACCACAGAGGCGCCCAACTACTATTCACGCTGA
- a CDS encoding DUF5319 domain-containing protein — MRDHLPPGLPPDPFAGDPSDPSAALDAIEPGIPLDESERMAVEEDLADLAVYEALLAQRGVRGLVVMCEDCREDHYHDWEMLRANLLQLLVDGTVRPHEPAVDPRPDDYVTWDYCRGYTDAHGHFITGTDH, encoded by the coding sequence GTGCGTGATCACCTTCCCCCTGGCCTTCCCCCGGATCCGTTCGCGGGCGATCCCAGCGACCCGTCGGCCGCCCTGGACGCGATTGAACCGGGCATCCCGCTCGACGAGAGCGAGCGGATGGCCGTCGAGGAGGATCTGGCCGATCTCGCGGTGTATGAGGCGTTGCTGGCCCAACGCGGTGTGCGCGGCCTGGTGGTAATGTGCGAGGACTGTCGTGAAGATCATTATCACGATTGGGAGATGTTGCGCGCCAATCTACTTCAACTGTTGGTGGATGGTACGGTGCGCCCGCACGAGCCCGCTGTCGATCCTCGCCCCGACGACTACGTCACGTGGGACTACTGCCGCGGCTACACAGACGCACACGGCCATTTCATCACCGGCACCGATCACTGA
- a CDS encoding biotin transporter BioY yields MDETTSVPARAPFLTVTDLTQSAVFAALIAALGLPGTINLSSGVPITLQSLGVMLAGAVLGPKKGTLAVAIFAVLALVGLPILAGGRNGWTSLTSVTGGFFIGFLPAALIIGLLTALMMPRYRWWLGIVFNIVGGLLVIYTCGIVGMVIKGMTFDAALSANTSFIAGDIGKAVVAALVAAQVHRGWPGLIRPLGPATVLRGA; encoded by the coding sequence ATGGATGAAACAACCAGCGTCCCCGCACGGGCTCCCTTCCTCACCGTCACCGACCTCACGCAGTCCGCCGTTTTCGCCGCGCTGATCGCGGCGCTCGGCCTGCCCGGCACCATCAACCTTTCCAGCGGTGTGCCCATCACCCTGCAATCGCTCGGCGTGATGCTCGCGGGTGCGGTCCTGGGCCCCAAGAAGGGCACCCTGGCGGTGGCGATCTTCGCGGTGCTGGCGCTCGTCGGCCTGCCGATCCTGGCCGGCGGACGCAACGGCTGGACCTCGCTCACGTCGGTGACCGGCGGCTTCTTCATCGGATTCCTGCCCGCCGCGCTCATCATCGGGCTGCTGACCGCGCTGATGATGCCCAGGTACCGCTGGTGGCTGGGCATCGTGTTCAACATCGTCGGCGGCCTGCTGGTGATCTACACCTGCGGCATCGTCGGCATGGTGATCAAGGGCATGACGTTCGACGCCGCGCTCAGCGCCAACACCTCGTTCATCGCCGGCGACATCGGTAAGGCTGTGGTGGCCGCGCTGGTCGCCGCGCAGGTGCACCGCGGCTGGCCCGGACTGATCCGGCCGCTGGGCCCGGCCACCGTACTGCGCGGGGCTTGA
- a CDS encoding phosphotransferase, with translation MPTSVDEITPEWMSGILADIHPGAIVDEVSVVLRDDGTNRRARLALTYRAGTGPATVFVKSVDPDHRVLLTMTSGLFHEPRLFAADVPLPVDHPAVYSALFDEVGEDFLLVMEDIVARGADPRNSLRPLTPGQAAAGVRALGRLHSRYWGARLDVPELSWLEPFVAFDGLQYAPLPSALEKLDDTTPRSVLSMTIGQLVDEVWKPYIGTLTTTTQTLLHGDAHIGNTYVTPEGDVGLLDWQMVRRGNWSLDVGYFLQGSITVEDRRTHERALLVEYRSALELPASELPSDDEIWLRYRASVAHGLATWLATASADGGLWQRPEIALALAQRYAVAYGDLNTAGAIADISD, from the coding sequence ATGCCCACGAGCGTTGATGAGATCACGCCCGAGTGGATGTCGGGGATACTCGCCGACATCCATCCCGGGGCGATCGTCGACGAGGTGTCGGTGGTGTTGCGCGACGACGGCACAAACCGGCGGGCCCGGCTGGCGCTCACATATCGTGCCGGCACGGGTCCGGCAACGGTTTTCGTCAAATCGGTGGACCCCGATCATCGGGTGCTGCTGACGATGACCAGCGGACTGTTCCACGAACCGCGACTGTTCGCGGCCGACGTGCCGCTGCCGGTGGATCATCCGGCCGTGTACTCGGCGCTGTTCGACGAGGTCGGTGAGGACTTCCTGCTCGTCATGGAGGACATCGTCGCACGCGGCGCCGACCCACGAAACTCCTTGCGGCCGTTGACCCCCGGCCAGGCGGCCGCCGGGGTACGGGCGCTGGGCCGGCTGCACAGCCGGTATTGGGGTGCGCGCCTTGATGTTCCGGAGCTGTCCTGGCTCGAACCGTTCGTCGCGTTCGACGGCCTGCAATACGCGCCGCTGCCGTCGGCGCTGGAGAAGCTGGACGACACGACTCCGCGGTCGGTGCTGTCGATGACCATCGGGCAACTCGTCGACGAGGTGTGGAAACCGTACATCGGCACCCTCACCACCACGACCCAGACGCTGCTGCACGGTGACGCGCACATCGGCAACACCTACGTCACCCCCGAGGGCGACGTGGGTCTGCTCGACTGGCAGATGGTGCGTCGCGGTAACTGGTCACTCGACGTCGGATACTTTCTGCAGGGATCGATCACCGTCGAGGACCGTCGCACCCACGAACGCGCACTACTCGTCGAATACCGCTCCGCCCTGGAGCTTCCGGCGTCCGAACTGCCATCGGACGACGAGATCTGGCTGCGGTACCGGGCATCGGTGGCCCACGGTCTGGCCACCTGGCTGGCCACGGCGAGTGCCGACGGCGGCCTGTGGCAGCGCCCGGAGATCGCGCTCGCGCTGGCCCAGCGATACGCCGTCGCCTACGGCGACCTCAACACCGCCGGTGCGATCGCCGACATCTCCGACTGA